From Nicotiana tabacum cultivar K326 chromosome 20, ASM71507v2, whole genome shotgun sequence, one genomic window encodes:
- the LOC107760191 gene encoding uncharacterized protein LOC107760191: protein MTIPASPQYRFSILEKKCPTCSFSEEQVRLHHGECKRPEPDSLSLRQWMCCDDIVTSWISNSLAKDIADIIEYANDATELWTELEDRYNQTNGTKLYKIQKEINDLSQGVCYYTKMKKLWEELNNLSAKSQYSCQYICGAKESMHKVEHGSSIFSTDPRGKHREVRPNNLLMMESVSMNVFTPRNINLHIVESTSLNATAPRNDNFKTNYSTGNYPNRRPRPFCDYCKRPGHTKDKCFKLHGYSQNNNFSPKFNKDKRISANVNGAPVESMPAKNDGTTSQGCSDSNNMNSPLNLTKE, encoded by the exons ATGACGATTCCGGCATCGCCTCAG TATCGGTTTTCGATCTTGGAGAAAAAGTGTCCTACGTGCTCTTTCAGTGAAGAACAAGTTAGACTTCATCATGGTGAGTGCAAACGTCCAGAACCAGATTCCCTGTCTCTTCGTCAATGGATGTGTTGTGACGACATAGTTACTTCGTGGATCTCAAATTCCCTTGCTAAGGATATCGCAGACATTATAGAATATGCCAATGATGCAACAGAATTATGGACAGAGTTAGAAGATCGCTATAACCAAACCAATGGAaccaaactatacaaaattcagAAGGAAATTAACGACTTGTCTCAAGGAGTAT GTTATTACACAAAGATGAAAAAGCTGTGGGAAGAACTAAATAATTTAAGTGCCAAATCTCAGTATAGCTGCCAATACATCTGTGGAGCCAAAGAGTCTATGCACAAGGTTGAACA TGGCTCAAGCATTTTCTCTACTGATCCAAGAGGAAAACATAGGGAAGTCAGACCAAATAATTTGCTTATGATGGAATCTGTATCTATGAATGTCTTTACTCCTAGGAACATCAACTTACATATAGTGGAATCTACTTCTTTGAATGCCACTGCACCTAGAAATGATAACTTCAAAACCAACTATTCAACTGGGAATTATCCAAATAGAAGGCCTCGTCCATTCTGCGACTACTGCAAGCGTCCAGGTCACACCAAAGATAAGTGCTTTAAGTTGCATGGTTATTCTCAAAACAACAACTTCAGTCCTAAGTTTAATAAGGACAAGAGGATTTCAGCTAATGTGAATGGTGCACCAGTTGAATCTATGCCCGCCAAGAATGATGGGACAACTTCTCAAGGGTGCAGTGACAGCAACAACATGAATTCCCCTCTCAATTTGACTAAGGAATAA